TGCTCAAACGGTTCATCGTGCCCTCAGGCTAACGGAGAGCGGGCCGACGGCTTCCCAGGTCACTGTCCCGCCGGGGCCGGCTCGAACCAGGCGGGCTCGTCCGCGAGCGCTCGCTTGATCCGCGACAGCGAGAACTCGTGCAGTTCGGGCAGCGCGTCCACCTCGAACCACGCGACTTCCAGCGACTCGTCGTCGTTGACCCGCGCCTCACCGCCGACGGCGCGGCAGCGCAGGGTGATGTCCATGTACTGGCACGTGTCGCCGTTGTCGTAGGTCACCGGTTCGAGTGCCTGGACCAGGACGACGCGTTCGGGCACGCAGTGCACGGCCGTCTCCTCGTACACCTCGCGCACCGCGCACTGCGCGGGCTGCTCGCCCGGGTCGGGGATGCCGCCGATCGCCGACCACCTGCCGTTGTCGGAGCGCCGTCCGAGCAGCACCCTTCCCTCGTCGTCGAAGACGATGGCGGTGACTCCGGGGAGCCAGAGCAGCTGCTGGCCGGCGTCGGCGCGGATGGTGCGGATGAAGTCAGGAGTAGCCATGCTCCGACCCTAACGGCGATGCGCCGCCGTCCAGTCGGGGGCCGGGGTCGTCGACCCGGGCCCCGCGCTCGGCAGTTGCTCCCCGGCTACTTCCGACCGGTGCTCCGCCGGGCCCGCGCCGCCGACGTCACGGCCCAGCCGAAACCGCCCGCGGCGATCAGGACCAGGATGCCCTCGGGGAGCACGCCGAGACGGGTCGCGGGGGTCTGCGAGGAGCGCAGCGGGACCTCCTCGACGAGCGAGTCGGCGGTGTACCACGTCGTCTTCGACCTGATCTTCCCGTCCGGCATGATGACGGCGCTGACGCCGCTGGTCACCGGGACGGCGACGGCGCGGCTGTGCTCGACCGCGCGGATCCGGGACATGGCGAGCTGCTGGTAGGTCATCTCGCTGCGGTCGAAGGTGGCGTTGTTGCTGGGTACGGAGAGGATCTGGGCGCCGTTGGTGACGGTGTCGCGCACGGCCCAGTCGAAGGCGGCCTCGTAGCAGGTCGCGATGCCCACCTTCGTGCCTGCCATGGTGAAGACGCCGGGGTCGGTGCCGCGGCTGAAGTCCCTGCGCACCTTGTCGACGTCGCTGCTGAACGCGCTGACGAGCGAGCGCAGCGGGATGTACTCGCCGAACGGCTGGATCTGCCGCTTGTCGTACGTGTCCGTGGGGCCCTTCTTCGGGTCCCAGAGGATCTGCTCGTTGTAGAGCTTGCCGTTCTCGTTCTCGACGACCCCGCCGACGGAGACCGGCGCGTCGATGGCCTTGACCGCGCCCTCGATCGCGAGACGGGCGTCGGGGTTGGCGAAGGGGTCGATGTCGGAGGAGTTCTCCGGCCACAGGACGAGGTCCGGGCGCGCCACCCTGCCGGCCTTCACCTCGGCGGCGAGGCGTTCGGTCTCACGGACGTGGTGGTCGAGGACGGCGCGGCGCTGCGCGTTGAAGCCGAGGCCCGCGCGCGGGACGTTGCCCTGGATCGCGGCGATGGTCGCCGTGCCGTCCTCCGCCTCGTCGCTGACGAGCGGGCGGGCAGCGAAGGCGCCGACGACGGGGACGAGCACGCTGAGCGCCGCGACGGCGGCCGCGCCACGGTGCAGGGCACGGGTGGCGCGTACGTCGACGGCCTGGCGCACCACCTCGTACAGCCCGAAGCCGCAGAGGACGACCGCGAAGCCGAGCACGGGGGTGCCGCCGAGTGCGGCGAGCGGCAGGAACACGCCGTCCGCCTGGCCGAAGGCGATCTTCCCCCAGGGGAACCCGCTGAACGGCACACGCGCGCGTGCCGCTTCTCCGGCGATCCACAGAGCGGCCGCCCAGAGCGGATATCCGGGCAGCCGTGAGACGGCCGCGATGCCGGCGCCCACGAGGGCGACGAAGACCGCTTCGACGGCGGCGAGCGCCAGCCAGGGGCCGGGGCCGACCTCCACACCGGTCCACACGAGGAGCGGCAGGAGGAAGCCGAGGCCGAAGAGGTAGCCGAGGCCGAGGCCCGCCTTCCAGGTGCGGCCGCGCAGACACCAGGCGAGCGCGCCGAAGGCGGGGAGCGCCAGCCACCACAGGGTGCGGGGCGGGAAGCTGACGTAGAGCAGCACTCCGGAGAGGGCCGCCACGGCGGCGGGCACGAACCGGCGCAGGAGGCGCGTGGCGCGGGAGGCCTGCGGGGGCTGCGGATCGAGCTGATCCGGCTCGTCTACGGAGGTGGTGGTGGCGGTCACTCGGGGAGTGTACGGCGCGTCACCTGGGCGCCGACAGCTCGGTACGGGGGCGGTGGGCGGCTGCTGCCGGACCGGCCCTCGGGGCCCGTTCGATGAATCGTTCCTGCACAACTGGTCCCAAAGCGGGGCGTCAGCCGTTAGCGTGTGGCCGAGTCCCCGAGGCCCGTCCGGTCCACGTCAACGTGGAGCGGTCCGCGCCGGTGGGGGCCCGTCATATTCCGGGGGGCGACGGGGTGGGGTCAACGGGTACGGCCGCTTCGGCCTGTCCGGCAGCGGCGCACGAGCGGCGGAGCGCGTCCGACGCGACGGGCGGGGCGCTGCTCGGCGCCTGTGCCGCGTGGGCGCTGATCACCGCCGGTGTGCACGGCGGCAGCCCCGAAGGAATGCTCCTCGCGGTGCTCGCCGTGGCCGCGGGGTACGCGGGCGGACGGATCTGCGGAGCGCTGCTTCCCGTCGCCGCGCCGTGTGCGGGCGCGCTCGCCGGGTTCGGTCTCGCCGTGGGGGCGCCCCGTCTCACGCTCAGCCCCTCCTCTCCTCTGGGCCACACCGGTGCCACCGCCGCGTTGCTGATCCTTGCCGCCGGTGCGGCCTGCTGCGCGGCCTGGGCGGCCCGGACCCCTTCGCTCCGCCTCGCGCTGCGGCTGCTCGCCGCGGGGATCGCGGGCGCGGCGGCGGTCCTCGGCTCACCGGTCGGCTGCGCCGGCGCCGTCGTGGTGCTGCTCTGCTCGCTCGCGGCGGCGCGGGTGCGGAACCGGGCCCTGGGCATCGTCGGGCTCGCCGCCGCGTCGGTCCTGTTCACCGGGGTGTCCCTGGCCCTGGCCGACGACTCGCTCCCGGAGGGGCTGACCGCACCGCTGGAGGGCAGCGTCGGCCACCACCGCGTGGTGCTGTGGCAGGACGCGCTGACCCTCGCGGAGCGGGAGCCCGCCATGGGCGTGGGCCCGGGCCGGTTCGGTGATGTCAGCCCGGTCGCCGCCGACGACCTCGTGGCGGACGGCAAGCCGCACTCCGCCACGCTCCAGCAGGCGTCGGAGCAGGGCGTCGTCGGCGTGGCACTGCTGGCGGCGGTGTTCTGCTGGCTCCTCTACGCCCTGTGGCGCTCCCCCGGCTCGACGCAGGTCGTCCTGTCGGCAG
The sequence above is a segment of the Streptomyces sp. Je 1-369 genome. Coding sequences within it:
- a CDS encoding NUDIX hydrolase, which codes for MATPDFIRTIRADAGQQLLWLPGVTAIVFDDEGRVLLGRRSDNGRWSAIGGIPDPGEQPAQCAVREVYEETAVHCVPERVVLVQALEPVTYDNGDTCQYMDITLRCRAVGGEARVNDDESLEVAWFEVDALPELHEFSLSRIKRALADEPAWFEPAPAGQ
- the lnt gene encoding apolipoprotein N-acyltransferase encodes the protein MTATTTSVDEPDQLDPQPPQASRATRLLRRFVPAAVAALSGVLLYVSFPPRTLWWLALPAFGALAWCLRGRTWKAGLGLGYLFGLGFLLPLLVWTGVEVGPGPWLALAAVEAVFVALVGAGIAAVSRLPGYPLWAAALWIAGEAARARVPFSGFPWGKIAFGQADGVFLPLAALGGTPVLGFAVVLCGFGLYEVVRQAVDVRATRALHRGAAAVAALSVLVPVVGAFAARPLVSDEAEDGTATIAAIQGNVPRAGLGFNAQRRAVLDHHVRETERLAAEVKAGRVARPDLVLWPENSSDIDPFANPDARLAIEGAVKAIDAPVSVGGVVENENGKLYNEQILWDPKKGPTDTYDKRQIQPFGEYIPLRSLVSAFSSDVDKVRRDFSRGTDPGVFTMAGTKVGIATCYEAAFDWAVRDTVTNGAQILSVPSNNATFDRSEMTYQQLAMSRIRAVEHSRAVAVPVTSGVSAVIMPDGKIRSKTTWYTADSLVEEVPLRSSQTPATRLGVLPEGILVLIAAGGFGWAVTSAARARRSTGRK
- a CDS encoding O-antigen ligase family protein is translated as MGSTGTAASACPAAAHERRSASDATGGALLGACAAWALITAGVHGGSPEGMLLAVLAVAAGYAGGRICGALLPVAAPCAGALAGFGLAVGAPRLTLSPSSPLGHTGATAALLILAAGAACCAAWAARTPSLRLALRLLAAGIAGAAAVLGSPVGCAGAVVVLLCSLAAARVRNRALGIVGLAAASVLFTGVSLALADDSLPEGLTAPLEGSVGHHRVVLWQDALTLAEREPAMGVGPGRFGDVSPVAADDLVADGKPHSATLQQASEQGVVGVALLAAVFCWLLYALWRSPGSTQVVLSAGAALTALTAVAAVGNALSVTTVTTGAGLLAGIATARPLTAGRHEEDPSLTG